The Vidua chalybeata isolate OUT-0048 chromosome 21, bVidCha1 merged haplotype, whole genome shotgun sequence genome contains a region encoding:
- the GTF3C5 gene encoding general transcription factor 3C polypeptide 5: MAAARQRGPRGSAVLELPRAPRLVCVEYPGLVRDVGAMLRTLGGEQGVSRIYADPAKRLELYFRPKDPYCHPVCANRFPTSTMLLRVTRRSRKKQQLDPEEQIQPEVQFEMEILGIVTTVYKFQGMSDFQYLAMHSGPDGKQTSMYDKVLMLKPEKEEFFNRDLPLYIPPPIFSRLDTPVDYFYRPDIQHREGYNNPQVSGENLIGLSRARRPHNAIFVNFDDEEIPTKPLDAAVQNWKKVCTNPVDKKVEEELRKLFEVRPVWSRNAVKANISVHPDKLKVLLPYLAYYMLTGPWRSLWVRFGYDPRKHPEAKIYQVLDFRIRCGMKYGYAATDMPVKAKRSTYNYSLPITVKKQGSHTVSVHDLKQGLGSAGTSGAKKPPSSRYKLKESIYIFREGALPPYRQMFYQLCDLNVESLQKIVHRNDGTESECTERDGWCLAKTSDDLRDSMSLMIKQIIRSTRPALFSNTTSSEDGKEQLAYESGEDEDDEEEEEEDFKPSDGSENEMETEILDYV, from the exons ATCTACGCCGACCCTGCCAAAAGGCTGGAGCTGTATTTCCGCCCCAAGGACCCCTACTGCCACCCCGTGTGTGCCAACCGCTTCCCCACCTCCACCATGCTGCTCAGGGTCAcgaggaggagcaggaagaagcagcagttGGACCCCGAGGAACAAATCCAGCCAGAAGTCCAGTTTGAGATGGAGATTCTTGGGATTGTCACCACTGTTTACAAATTTCAAG GAATGTCTGACTTCCAGTACCTGGCAATGCACTCTGGCCCTGATGGCAAACAAACCTCCATGTATGACAAAGTCCTGATGCTCAAACCCGAGAAGGAAGAATTCTTCAACAGAGATTTACCTCTTTACATCCCACCACCCATTTTCTCACGTCTGGACACTCCTGTGGACTATTTTTATCGCCCAGATATACAGCACAG GGAGGGATACAACAATCCCCAGGTGTCTGGTGAGAACCTGATTGGCCTCAGCAGGGCCCGGCGCCCACACAATGCCATCTTTGTCAACTTTGATGATGAAGAAATCCCAACTAAACCACTGGATGCTGCTGTACAGAACTGGAAGAAAGTGTGCACCAATCCTGTGGATAAAAAGGTGGAGGAAGAGCTGAGAAAG ctctttgaaGTGCGTCCCGTGTGGTCTCGCAATGCAGTCAAAGCCAACATCAGTGTTCATCCAGACAAGCTGAAGGTGCTGCTGCCATATTTGGCCTATTACATG TTAACAGGTCCTTGGAGAAGCTTATGGGTTAGGTTTGGGTATGACCCCAGAAAACACCCCGAAGCAAAGATTTATCAAGTGCTGGACTTCCGAATTCGCTGTGGAATGAAATATG GTTATGCTGCTACTGACATGCCTGTGAAAGCAAAACGCAGCACATACAACTACAGCCTGCCCATCACTGTCAAGAAACAAG gaagTCACACAGTCAGTGTTCACGACCTGAAACAGGGGCTGGGTTCAGCTGGTACATCTGGGGCAAAAAAGCCCCCCTCCAGCAGGTATAAGCTGAAG GAATCCATCTACATTTTCCGAGAAGGAGCCTTACCCCCTTACCGACAGATGTTCTACCAGCTCTGTGACTTAAACGTGGAAAG CCTGCAGAAGATCGTCCATCGGAATGACGGCACGGAGTCGGAATGCACGGAGCGGGACGGGTGGTGCCTTGCCAAGACAAGTGATGACCTGAGGGATAGCATGTCCCTGATGATAAAGCAGATCATCAGATCCACCAGACCTG CTCTTTTCTCAAATACAACAAGCAGTGAAGATGGCAAAGAACAGCTGGCATACGAGTCTGGAGAGGACGAGgatgatgaagaggaggaggaagaggactTTAAGCCTTCTGATGGGagtgaaaatgaaatggagACAGAAATTCTGGACTATGTGTGA